A stretch of the Ptiloglossa arizonensis isolate GNS036 chromosome 1, iyPtiAriz1_principal, whole genome shotgun sequence genome encodes the following:
- the LOC143150121 gene encoding LOW QUALITY PROTEIN: inositol-tetrakisphosphate 1-kinase (The sequence of the model RefSeq protein was modified relative to this genomic sequence to represent the inferred CDS: deleted 1 base in 1 codon) has protein sequence MDKIYILYKETVTEKKMCDKYVIGYSISEKKRQKFNFNDFYNLCESEGFLLKMIDINSDLESQGPLHVFIYKVLDKLVYAENGDQNAKAIISRIQEYCCQHPEIIVIDPLDNIKVLINRYKSYKLIQEHIQFNDVFTPKFVEIKSKSIVENISLLKRANIKFPILCKPLIAQGCSDAHKMMIIFNEQGLNDCQPPCVAQEFINHNAIVYKIFIVGEHYHVGERPSFKNFYEEDCTALNTIFFNSVDIFKSDSRSKWSILSEEDIPLTVKPKYEILEKIVKKVTDLFGLILIGIDVVIENHTGRYAIIDVNVFPGYVGYPNFFKQLIGCIKKLLAEQRDSQQNSKTYTLKKCLSDDLDSGFESDEKKKYSIKTNK, from the exons AtggataaaatttatattctatACAAGGAAACCGTAACT GAAAAGAAAATGTGCGACAAATATGTCATTGGTTATTCGATATCCGAAAAAAAGCGacagaaatttaatttcaatgatttttatAATCTTTGTGAATCCGAAGGGTTTCTATTAAAGatg ATTGATATAAACTCTGATCTTGAATCCCAGGGACCACTTCACGTTTTTATATATAAAGTGTTGGATAAATTAGTATATGCAGAAAACGGTGATCAAAAT GCCAAAGCAATTATTTCAAGAATTCAAGAGTACTGCTGCCAACATCCTGAAATAATAGTTATCGACCCTTTGGACAATATTAAGGTTTTAATAAATCGTTATAAATCATACAAACTCATACAAGAGCACATACAATTTAATG ATGTATTTACTCCAAAGTTTGtagaaattaaaagtaaaagcaTTGTTGAGAATATATCACTGTTGAAAAGAGCAAATATTAAGTTTCCAATACTTTGCAAACCACTTATTGCTCAGGGTTGCAGTGATGCACACAAG ATGATGATAATTTTCAATGAACAAGGTTTGAACGATTGTCAGCCACCTTGTGTTGCTCAAGAATTTATCAATCATAATGCGattgtttacaaaatattcaTAGTCGGTGAACATTATCATGTAGGGGAGAGACCCAGTTTCAAGAATTTTTATGAAGAAGACTGTACTGCATTaaacacaatatttttcaattcagtTGATATATTTAAGAGTGATTCTCGCTCCAAGTGGTCCATTTTATCAGAAGAAGACATTCCACTAACAGTAAAaccaaaatatgaaatactagaaaagattgtcaaaaaAGTCACAGATCTTTTTGGGCTTATCTTGATCGGTATTGATGTTGTTATCGAAAATCATACTGGAAGATATGCAATTATAGATGTAAATGTATTTCCTGGATATGTTGGCTATCCAAACTTCTTTAAACAGTTAATAGGATGCATTAAGAAATTGTTAGCTGAACAAAGAGATTCGCAGCAAAATTCTAAAACTTATAcattgaaaaaatgtttaagcGATGATTTGGATTCTGGTTTTGAaagtgatgaaaaaaaaaaatattctataaagacaaataaataa
- the Crn gene encoding pre-mRNA splicing factor crn, with protein MEKSQKMPKVAKVKNKAPAEIQITAEQLLREAKERDLEILPPPPKQKISDPHELADYQHRKRKAFEDNIRKNRMVISNWIKYAQWEESQKQIQRARSIYERALDVDHRNITLWLKYTEMEMRNRQVNHARNLWDRAVTILPRANQFWYKYTYMEEMLENIAGARQVFERWMEWEPDEQAWQTYIKFELRYKEIQRARQIYECFVMVHPDVKHWIKYARFEESHGFINGARSVYERAINFYGDESLDEKLFIAFAKFEEGQREHDRARVIYKYALDHIPKEKTQEIYKAYTIHEKKYGDRSGIEDVIVSKRKYQYEQEVKENPSNYDAWFDYLRLVESEGNIDIIRETYERAIANVPPTKEKQFWRRYIYLWINYALFEELDTEDMERCRQVYRACLELIPHKHFTFSKIWLLYAYFEIRQKNLTAARKTLGMSLGICPRDKLYRGYIDLEIQLREFDRCRILYEKFLEFGSENCTTWMKFAELETLLGDIERARAIYELAISQPRLDMPELLWKSYIDFEIAQDETENARQLFERLLERTLHVKVWIAYAKFELANSTSEDGLDNVVLARRIFERGNDALRSNGDKESRALLLEAWRDFENEKGDDETRAKIMEKMPRRIKRRRRIVGEDGRDDGWEEVFDFVFPEDESQRPNLKFLASAKAWMKQKELIEKSESNSNASTAQLESNG; from the exons ATGGAGAAATCCCAGAAAATGCCAAAAGTTGCAAAG GTTAAAAATAAAGCACCTGCTGAAATTCAAATAACAGCAGAACAACTATTACGTGAGGCTAAAGAAAGAGATCTTGAGATCTTACCACCT CCaccaaaacaaaaaatttctgATCCCCATGAATTAGCCGATTATCAACATAGGAAGCGAAAAGCTTTTGAAGACAATATTCGTAAGAATCGTATGGTAATTTCAAATTGGATAAAATATGCTCAATGGGAAGAAAGTCAGAAACAGATACAAAGAGCACG CTCGATATATGAGCGTGCATTAGATGTTGATCACAGAAACATTACATTATGgctaaaatatacagagatggaaaTGCGAAATCGTCAAGTAAATCATGCCAGAAATTTATGGGATCGTGCTGTTACTATATTACCTAGAGCAAATCAATTTTGGTATAAGTACACTTATATGGAAGAAATGTTAGAAAATATTGCTG GTGCCCGTCAAGTATTTGAAAGGTGGATGGAATGGGAACCTGATGAACAAGCTTGGCAAACTTACATTAAATTTGAATTGAGGTATAAAGAAATACAAAGAGCTAGACAAATTTATGAATGTTTTGTAATGGTTCATCCTGATGTTAAGCATTGGATTAAGTATGCACGATTTGAAGAGTCTCATGGATTTATAAATGGAGCTCGCAGTGTTTATGAACGTGCCATTAATTTTTATGGTGATGAAAGTCtggatgaaaaattatttattgcatTTGCAAAATTTGAAGAAGGACAAAGAGAA cATGATCGAGCTAgagtaatttataaatatgcATTAGATCATATTCCAAAAGAGAAAACACAAGAAATTTATAAAGCATATACTATACATGAAAAAAAATATGGAGATCGCTCAG GTATTGAGGATGTAATTGTGAGCAAAAGAAAATACCAATATGAACAAGAAGTGAAAGAAAATCCTTCTAATTATGATGCATGGTTTGACTATTTGAGATTAGTGGAGTCTGAAGGAAATATAGATATTATCAGAGAAACATATGAACGCGCAATAGCTAATGTACCTCCAACCAAA GAAAAACAATTTTGGAGACGATATATTTATCTTTGGATAAATTATGCTCTTTTTGAAGAACTTGATACTGAAGATATGGAAAGATGTCGACAAGTCTACag gGCATGTTTAGAACTAATTCCTCATAAACATTtcactttttcaaaaatttggtTACTTTATGCATATTTTGAaataagacaaaaaaatttaacAGCAGCTAGGAAAACATTA GGTATGTCATTGGGTATTTGTCCTAGAGATAAATTATACCGCGGGTATATTGATTTGGAAATACAATTAAGAGAATTTGATAGATGTAGAATTTTGTatgaaaagtttctcgaatttGGTTCAGAAAACTGTACGACATGGATGAAG TTTGCAGAGTTAGAAACACTTTTAGGTGATATAGAACGTGCACGAGCTATTTATGAATTAGCTATATCGCAACCaag ATTGGATATGCCTGAATTGTTGTGGAAATCGTATATCGATTTTGAAATTGCACAAGACGAAACAGAAAATGCGAGGCAATTATTTGAAAGATTATTAGAACGTACGCTTCACGTTAAA GTTTGGATTGCATATGCCAAATTTGAATTGGCAAATTCAACATCAGAGGATGGTCTTGATAATGTTGTTCTGGCAAGAAGAATCTTTGAACGCGGAAATGATGCACTTAGATCAAATGGGGACAAAGAAAGTAGAGCATTGCTTTTAGAAGCATGGAGAGATTTTGAAAACGAGAAAGGAGACGATGAAACTCGAGCtaaaattatggaaaaaatgccTCGTAGAATTAAACGTAGAAGACGTATCGTGGGAGAAGACGGG AGGGACGATGGTTGGGAAGAAGTATTTGATTTTGTTTTCCCAGAAGATGAGTCTCAAAGGCCAAATCTTAAATTTTTGGCATCTGCCAAGGCTTGGATGAAACAAAAAGAGCTGATTGAAAAAAGTGAAAGTAACTCGAATGCAAGTACTGCTCAATTAGAATCGaatggttaa